Proteins from a single region of Corylus avellana chromosome ca11, CavTom2PMs-1.0:
- the LOC132165473 gene encoding protein STRICTOSIDINE SYNTHASE-LIKE 4-like — translation MQAPTDQDYLPAHVRTSNRCVPACSSFLLACLLAFSLQILLFSPITPGTLELPRASSASSLPTNNQLQRVSKLGEGFAKGPEDVCVNKEGIIYTATRDGWIKRLHRNGSLENWKMTNSDTLLGITITKEGEGDLIVCDSEKGLLKVSEDGVTVLASHVNGSEIKFADDVIEAWDGTLYFSVASTKFGLHNWYLDVLEAKPHGQLLKYDPSSGETSILLDDLGFANGVALSRDQDYLVVCETWRFRCLKYWLKGENKGKTEIFVENLPGGPDNINLAPDGSFWIALLQLASNGMEFVHTSMASKHLIATFPKLVELVTGVYKKAAVVNVAADGTIIRKFDDPNGKVMTFVTAAFEFEDHLYLGSLNSNFVGKLPLKDA, via the exons ATGCAAGCACCGACAGATCAAGATTACCTACCGGCTCATGTTAGAACCTCAAACCGTTGTGTCCCAGCATGTTCAAGCTTCCTGCTAGCTTGTTTGCTTGCTTTTTCGCTCCAAATCCTCTTATTCTCACCCATAACTCCCGGAACGCTTGAATTGCCGCGTGCATCTTCAGCTTCCTCTCTTCCCACAAACAACCAACTGCAG AGGGTTAGCAAACTTGGAGAAGGATTTGCGAAAGGCCCAGAAGACGTTTGTGTGAATAAAGAGGGTATAATCTATACAGCTACAAGAGATGGGTGGATCAAAAGATTGCATAGAAACGGGTCTTTGGAGAATTGGAAGATGACAAACAGTGATACTTTACTGGGAATCACAATAACAAAGGAAGGTGAAGGTGATCTCATTGTATGTGATTCTgaaaag GGTTTGCTTAAGGTCAGTGAAGATGGCGTCACAGTTCTTGCTTCGCATGTCAACGGCTCCGAAATAAA GTTTGCAGATGATGTTATAGAAGCATGGGATGGGACTCTATACTTTAGCGTTGCAAGCACCAAATTTGGACTCCACAATTGGTATCTAGACGTACTGGAGGCAAAACCTCATGGGCAGCTGCTCAAGTACGATCCATCATCAGGTGAAACCTCGATTTTGCTTGATGATTTGGGTTTCGCTAATGGTGTTGCACTCTCAAGGGACCAAGATTATCTGGTGGTCTGTGAAACATGGAG GTTTAGGTGCCTCAAGTATTGGCTGAAAGGAGAGAACAAAGGAAAAACAGAGATTTTTGTAGAGAACCTTCCGGGTGGCCCTGATAACATCAATCTTGCCCCGGATGGATCTTTCTGGATCGCTCTTCTTCAg CTTGCTTCTAATGGGATGGAGTTTGTGCACACCTCCATGGCATCCAAACACTTAATAGCAACATTTCCAAAGCTGGTTGAGCTAGTAACTGGCGTATACAAGAAAGCAGCGGTTGTAAATGTGGCTGCTGATGGCACGATAATCAGGAAATTTGATGACCCAAATGGAAAGGTGATGACCTTCGTGACGGCGGCCTTTGAATTTGAGGATCATTTGTACTTGGGAAGTCTGAACTCCAACTTTGTTGGGAAATTACCCTTGAAAGACGCATAA
- the LOC132165332 gene encoding methylthioribose-1-phosphate isomerase, which produces MEPVSSLQSICYKPGSLQLLDQRKLPLETIYLDIQDAADGWSAIRDMVVRGAPAIAIAAALSLAVEVFNLDNFNGTSDDAASFLNKKLEYLVSSRPTAVNLSDAATKLKEVISKAAATASEAQSIFQAYIEAAEIMLKDDVSSNKAIGSYGASFLQHQLKNSKQLSILTHCNTGSLATAGYGTALGVIRAVHTEGLLERAYCTETRPFNQGSRLTAFELVHDNIPATLIADSAAAALMKDGRVDAVIVGADRVAANGDTANKIGTYSLALCAMNHKIPFYVAAPLTSIDLSLSCGKEIVIEERSPNELTHTRGGLGEQVAASGISVWNPAFDVTPANLIAGIITEKGVITKIRSDAFDIKDFVQKVDQ; this is translated from the exons ATGGAACCGGTCAGCTCTCTCCAGTCAATCTGCTACAAGCCTGGTTCGCTTCAGCTTCTCGATCag AGAAAGCTCCCTCTGGAAACTATATACTTGGATATCCAGGATGCAGCGGATGGATG GTCCGCAATAAGGGATATGGTGGTCCGTGGTGCACCTGCTATTGCTATTGCAGCAGCCCTCTCCCTTGCAGTAGAAGTATTCAATTTAGATAATTTTAATGGGACATCTGATGATGCTGCTTCCTTTCTTAACAAGAAGCTGGAATATCTTGTCTCGAG CCGCCCAACTGCAGTGAACCTCTCCGATGCTGCAACAAAACTCAAAGAAGTTATATCAAAGGCTGCTGCTACTGCTTCAGAAGCACAGAGCATTTTTCAG gcTTATATAGAAGCTGCTGAAATCATGCTCAAGGACGATGTTTCTTCAAACAAAGCTATTGGGTCTTATGGGGCAAGTTTTCTTCAGCACCAGCTGAAGAACTCCAAGCAGCTTTCTATTTTGACCCATTGCAACACGGGCAG TCTTGCAACAGCTGGATATGGTACTGCCCTTGGTGTGATCCGTGCTGTTCATACTGAAGGGTTGTTAGAAAGGGCCTATTGCACTGAAACCCGTCCATTCAATCAG GGATCCAGACTCACCGCTTTTGAGCTGGTGCATGATAACATACCTGCTACTCTTATAGCAGATTCAGCGGCAGCTGCCTTGATGAAAGATGGACGAGTGGATGCTGTGATTGTTGGAGCTGATCGTGTGGCTGCAAATG GTGATACAGCTAACAAGATTGGAACCTACAGTCTTGCCTTGTGCGCAATGAATCATAAGATTCCATTTTATGTGGCTGCACCTCTAACATCCATCGATTTATCCCTTTCTTGTGGAAAAGAGATTGTTATAGAGGAAAGATCCCCAAATGAATTGACACACACGCGTGGAGGACTTGGGGAACAAGTTGCTGCATCTGGAATCTCTGTCTGGAACCCAGCTTTTGATGTCACCCCTGCTAATCTGATAGCTGGTATAATAACAGaaaag GGTGTCATTACAAAGATAAGAAGTGATGCTTTTGACATAAAGGATTTCGTACAAAAGGTGGATCAGTAG
- the LOC132165472 gene encoding ATP-dependent DNA helicase Q-like 3 — MKKSPLPLQHIRGSETHVRGKEALVKLLRWHFGHSEFRGNQLEAIEAVLSGRDCFCLMPTGGGKSMCFQIPAVAKPGIVLVVCPLIALMENQVMALKEKGIAAEYLSSTQTSHAKNKIHEDIDSGKPSVRLLYVTPELISTPGFMLKLTKIYSRGLLNLIAIDEAHCISTWGHDFRPSYRKLSSLRSRLPDVPILALTATAVPKVQQDVIESLCLQNPLVLKSSFNRPNIYYEVRYKDLLDDAYADMSNLLKSIGDVCAIVYCLERTTCDDLSAHLSNSGISSAAYHAGLNSKMRTSVLDDWISSKIQVVVATVAFGMGIDRKDVRIVCHYNIPKSMEAFYQESGRAGRDQLPSRSMLYYGMDDRKKMEFILNNAEKKKFQSSSSEEGLSKKSLTDFIQMVEYCESSGCRRKKILKSFGEQVPTSLCRKSCDACKHPNLVAKYLEELTNTCAVQQKSRFSRILISSSSDIVDEKQFSEFWNRDEDARGSEDDISNSDDDTEVTESLVRSKLPSNSGLEEKIDFLQHAEERYYQNKVSDRQINKLDKKVISETLRESSKQRLLNALKQAQQRLGNLTIEVETSACFLESECYKKYGKSGKSFYYSQVASTVRWLSTTSSLDLTNRLGTISSFPSDDILSKAEPATRPLLVLDQGPTKITGEELYDSARSETSLCASPCTELPAIPSFSEFVSSSRKANDNRSKRDPEKLEKRMRYKKE; from the exons ATGAAGAAGTCACCGTTGCCACTGCAACACATACGCGGCTCCGAGACGCATGTCCGCGGAAAGGAAGCTCTGGTGAAGCTTCTCAGGTGGCATTTCGGCCACTCTGAATTTAGAGGCAACCAATTGGAGGCCATCGAAGCTGTTCTCTCCG GAAGGGATTGTTTCTGTCTGATGCCGACTGGAGGAGGGAAGTCAATGTGTTTTCAAATCCCTGCAGTGGCGAAACCAGGGATTGTGCTTGTTGTTTGTCCTTTAATAG CATTAATG GAAAACCAAGTGATGGCATTGAAGGAGAAAGGAATTGCGGCTGAATATCTCTCTTCAACCCAAACATCTCATGCCAAAAACAAG ATCCATGAGGACATTGATTCTGGAAAACCATCAGTTAGGCTGCTGTATGTAACACCAGAATTGATTTCAACACCTGGGTTTATGTTAAAGCTGACTAAGATCTATTCTAGAGGGTTGTTGAATCTCATTGCCATAGATGAG GCACATTGCATCTCAACTTGGGGCCATGATTTCAG GCCTAGCTACCGTAAGCTTTCATCTTTGAGGAGCCGCCTTCCAGATGTACCGATATTGGCTTTGACAGCTACTGCTGTTCCTAA AGTTCAGCAGGATGTGATAGAGTCCTTATGCTTGCAAAACCCTTTAGTCCTAAAATCCTCTTTTAATCGTCCTAATATATATTATGAAG TTCGATACAAAGATCTTCTTGATGATGCCTATGCTGATATGTCTAATCTACTCAAATCTATTGGAGATGTTTGTGCAATTGTATACTGCCTTGAGCGTACAACATGTGATGATTTGTCTGCTCATCTATCAAACAGTGGCATTTCATCTGCTG CTTATCATGCAGGACTTAATAGTAAAATGCGGACCTCCGTTTTAGATGATTGGATTTCTTCTAAGATACAAGTTGTAGTAGCCACAGTAGCTTTTGG GATG GGTATAGATAGAAAGGATGTCAGAATTGTTTGCCACTATAATATTCCGAAATCGATGGAAGCCTTCTATCAAGAGTCAGGTAGAGCTGGCCGTGATCAATTACCCTCAAGAAGTATGTTGTACTATGGAATGGATGACCGCAAAAAAATG GAATTTATTCTTAACAATGCTGAGAAGAAGAAGTTCCAGTCCTCGAGCTCTGAGGAAGGGTTGTCAAAGAAGTCCCTGACTGACTTCATCCAG ATGGTTGAGTATTGCGAAAGTTCTGGATGCCGAAGGAAAAAGATTCTCAAGAGTTTTGGGGAACAG GTACCTACATCACTATGTAGAAAATCATGTGATGCTTGCAAACATCCAAACCTAGTAGCCAAGTATTTGGAGGAACTCACAAATACTTGTGCTGTTCAGCAGAAAAGTCGTTTTTCTCGAATTTTGATAAGCAG CTCCTCGGATATTGTTGATGAAAAACAATTCTCTGAATTCTGGAATCGTGATGAAGATGCACGAGGTTCTGAGGATGATATATCTAATTCTGATG ATGATACCGAGGTTACGGAGAGCCTAGTCAGGTCGAAGTTACCATCAAACTCAGGACTAGAAgagaagattgattttttgcaGCATGCCGAAGAAAGATATTACCAGAATAAAGTTTCTGATAGACAG ATTAATAAACTCGACAAGAAAGTTATATCCGAGACTCTGAGGGAATCAAGCAAACAAAGATTACTAAATGCACTAAAGCAGGCTCAGCAGCGGCTTGGCAATTTGAC GATTGAAGTGGAAACATCTGCTTGTTTCCTTGAAAGTGAGTGCTACAAGAAATATGGGAAGTCTGGGAAATCCTTTTATTATTCACAAGTGGCGAGTACTGTCAGGTGGCTTTCAACAACAAGTTCTTTGGATTTAACAAATCGGCTTGGCACCATTAGCAGCTTCCCCTCCGACGACATTTTGTCTAAAGCAGAGCCTGCTACGAGGCCATTGCTTGTGTTGGATCAGGGACCAACAAAAATCACGGGGGAAGAGCTGTATGACAGTGCTAGATCTGAAACTTCTCTATGTGCTTCCCCTTGTACAGAGCTTCCAGCAATTCCATCCTTCTCGGAGTTTGTCAGCAGCAGCAGAAAGGCAAACGACAACCGATCTAAAAGAGATCCGGAGAAGCTAGAGAAGAGGATGAG GTACAAAAAGGAGTAA